Proteins encoded in a region of the Balnearium lithotrophicum genome:
- a CDS encoding LptA/OstA family protein, giving the protein MRYFLSLILVLILLSQGYSAVNNSLPIVIESQKLVYDNREKVAHYIGSVIAQHGRTVITGDELLVYFDRTGKHVRKIRVKGNVHIKDPRGEGWCKELIYYPFEEKVVLIGNARLKQGKNLLVGDRIVAYRDGRVSVEGVKEKVKSVIYPEENKGGKRGKRP; this is encoded by the coding sequence ATGAGGTACTTTTTAAGTCTAATTTTGGTTCTTATTCTACTCTCTCAGGGCTACTCTGCAGTAAATAACTCCCTTCCCATCGTCATTGAGTCGCAGAAACTTGTTTACGACAACAGGGAAAAGGTTGCTCACTACATTGGAAGCGTTATAGCTCAGCACGGAAGAACGGTAATTACCGGCGATGAACTCTTAGTCTACTTTGATAGGACGGGAAAACACGTGAGAAAGATAAGAGTTAAAGGGAACGTTCACATAAAGGACCCGAGGGGAGAGGGTTGGTGTAAAGAGCTCATCTACTATCCCTTTGAGGAAAAGGTTGTTCTCATAGGTAACGCAAGGTTGAAACAGGGTAAAAACCTACTTGTTGGAGATAGGATTGTAGCTTATCGTGACGGAAGAGTTAGTGTTGAAGGGGTAAAGGAGAAGGTGAAATCTGTCATTTACCCGGAGGAAAACAAAGGTGGAAAGAGAGGTAAAAGACCTTAA